From Microcystis aeruginosa NIES-2549, a single genomic window includes:
- a CDS encoding phycobilisome linker polypeptide, translating to MQSLSSAKENRLFVYEVVGLSQNDKTDNLDYSIRKSGSVFLTVPYSRMNQEMRRITRLGARIVSIKPLNAAAAE from the coding sequence ATGCAAAGTCTCTCTAGTGCCAAAGAAAATCGCCTTTTTGTCTATGAAGTCGTCGGTTTGAGTCAAAATGACAAGACTGATAACCTAGATTATTCTATCCGTAAGAGTGGCAGTGTCTTTTTAACTGTTCCCTATAGCCGCATGAATCAAGAAATGCGTCGGATTACCCGTTTAGGCGCTCGCATCGTCAGCATTAAACCCTTAAACGCAGCCGCGGCCGAGTAG